A single region of the Stenotrophomonas sp. Marseille-Q4652 genome encodes:
- a CDS encoding type II toxin-antitoxin system ParD family antitoxin, producing MATMNISLPDELKRFVDEQVAEQSYSSSSEYLRELIRQRQREKAAEFLRQLIAEGLASGPAEPIEPDYFERMRERAKKRAGA from the coding sequence ATGGCCACCATGAACATCTCCTTGCCCGATGAACTGAAAAGGTTCGTTGATGAGCAAGTTGCCGAACAGTCCTATAGCTCCAGCAGCGAATACTTGCGCGAGCTGATTCGCCAGCGCCAGCGCGAAAAGGCAGCGGAGTTCCTGCGCCAGTTGATTGCCGAAGGGCTGGCCTCGGGGCCGGCGGAGCCTATCGAACCGGATTACTTCGAGCGCATGCGCGAACGTGCCAAGAAGCGGGCTGGAGCATGA
- a CDS encoding type II toxin-antitoxin system RelE/ParE family toxin, which produces MKPLRLREQAKSDADEAAAWYAKQGGLALELAFVDALEAAYGLIFRHPRIGSTRHAEHAADLPSPLRFLPLKRFEHHLIYYIELPQHVEIIRVWHASRGLETLIRNEE; this is translated from the coding sequence ATGAAGCCGCTGCGCCTGAGGGAACAGGCCAAAAGCGACGCGGACGAAGCGGCAGCTTGGTACGCCAAACAAGGCGGCTTGGCGCTGGAGCTGGCCTTTGTCGATGCACTAGAAGCGGCATACGGCTTGATTTTTCGGCACCCGCGCATCGGCTCCACCCGCCATGCCGAACACGCAGCCGACCTGCCATCGCCACTGCGCTTCCTGCCGCTCAAGCGCTTTGAACACCACCTCATCTATTACATCGAACTGCCGCAACACGTCGAAATCATCCGCGTCTGGCATGCCTCGCGCGGGTTGGAGACATTGATAAGAAATGAGGAATGA